One Campylobacter concisus DNA segment encodes these proteins:
- a CDS encoding TorD/DmsD family molecular chaperone, whose product MDKVKEKLSVSLSVEDFLRRFFLVELREQNLDELISLSLNFSDKFKNHDFILWLNKCKDDLNLLDELRYEFNRLFVGPRHPKAEPYESVYFDYKTMFGEKTMQVRGFYESSGLKLSKEQFDKFPDDFIGYELQYLYFLSFNALQADEKEKMDEILHKKYDFIRTHPFEWFYKFSSRCKEATNLEAYVSFADFLNLYLENEIEQSRALLTLRVKG is encoded by the coding sequence ATGGATAAGGTCAAAGAAAAGCTTAGCGTTAGCCTTAGTGTTGAAGACTTTTTAAGGCGATTTTTCTTAGTAGAGCTTAGGGAGCAAAATTTAGATGAGCTCATAAGCCTAAGCCTTAATTTTAGTGATAAATTTAAAAATCACGACTTCATACTTTGGCTAAATAAGTGTAAAGATGATCTAAATTTGCTAGACGAGCTAAGATATGAATTTAATAGGCTATTTGTAGGGCCAAGACACCCAAAAGCTGAGCCATATGAGTCGGTTTATTTTGATTATAAAACGATGTTTGGCGAAAAGACTATGCAGGTGCGTGGCTTTTACGAGAGCTCTGGACTAAAGCTCAGTAAAGAGCAGTTTGATAAATTTCCAGATGATTTCATCGGATACGAGCTGCAATACCTTTACTTTCTAAGTTTCAATGCCTTACAAGCAGACGAAAAAGAGAAAATGGATGAAATTTTACATAAAAAATATGACTTCATCCGCACTCATCCGTTTGAGTGGTTTTATAAATTTAGCTCTCGCTGTAAGGAGGCTACAAATTTAGAAGCCTATGTGAGCTTTGCTGATTTTTTAAATTTATATCTTGAAAACGAGATAGAGCAGTCAAGAGCTCTTCTAACTTTAAGAGTTAAAGGATAG
- a CDS encoding isoaspartyl peptidase/L-asparaginase family protein — MKLAFSKAVLVAAGVALFAGSLLNAENKFSPVIVIHGGTSGLELTKDEFKVREEPMKKALLAGQAVLEKGGSAMDAVTAAIMVLEDDPNFNAGKGAVFTADGFNELDASIMDGSTKKAGAVAMARHIKNPILGARVVMDKTWHTLVAGEGADKLAKENGLEMVDQKYFFTQFRYDALQRAKEKQKLMLDSEKTKKTSLNLYERPYLGTVGAIALDKNGNLAAATSTGGMTNKMTGRIGDSPIIGSGTYADNDSVAVSCTGTGDIYMRVNAAHEVSALYKYKTSDVQKAAEEAVKEVAALGGSGGIISIDKFGKTGFAWTKDKLGMYHGEARLGAKPVVYWPLGEK, encoded by the coding sequence ATGAAACTAGCATTTTCAAAAGCTGTTTTAGTAGCAGCTGGCGTTGCCTTATTCGCAGGTTCACTCTTAAATGCAGAGAATAAATTTAGCCCTGTCATTGTCATACATGGTGGCACTAGTGGACTTGAGCTTACTAAAGATGAGTTTAAAGTGCGTGAAGAGCCTATGAAAAAGGCACTTTTGGCTGGCCAAGCTGTGCTTGAAAAGGGCGGTAGTGCTATGGATGCAGTTACGGCAGCCATTATGGTGTTAGAAGATGATCCAAATTTCAATGCTGGCAAGGGCGCAGTATTTACAGCTGATGGCTTTAATGAGCTAGATGCTTCTATTATGGACGGTTCTACTAAAAAAGCAGGCGCAGTTGCGATGGCAAGACATATCAAAAACCCAATCCTTGGCGCAAGAGTCGTAATGGACAAGACTTGGCACACGCTTGTTGCTGGCGAGGGAGCTGACAAGCTAGCCAAAGAAAACGGCCTAGAGATGGTTGATCAAAAATACTTTTTCACGCAGTTTAGATATGACGCACTCCAAAGGGCTAAAGAGAAACAAAAGCTAATGCTTGATAGTGAAAAGACAAAGAAAACCTCACTAAATTTATATGAGCGTCCATATCTTGGCACTGTTGGAGCGATAGCTCTTGATAAAAATGGCAACCTAGCTGCAGCAACAAGCACTGGTGGCATGACAAATAAAATGACTGGCCGTATAGGCGATAGTCCGATAATTGGCTCTGGAACCTATGCAGATAATGACTCAGTAGCAGTCTCTTGCACAGGCACAGGTGATATCTATATGCGTGTAAATGCTGCTCATGAGGTCTCAGCTCTTTATAAATACAAAACTTCAGATGTGCAAAAAGCAGCCGAAGAGGCTGTAAAAGAGGTAGCAGCACTAGGCGGTAGTGGTGGTATCATCTCTATCGATAAATTTGGTAAGACCGGCTTTGCTTGGACTAAAGATAAGCTTGGTATGTATCATGGCGAGGCAAGACTAGGAGCTAAACCAGTTGTTTACTGGCCACTTGGCGAGAAATGA
- a CDS encoding disulfide bond formation protein B, whose amino-acid sequence MNNKKFASWGDDEKRFFNLFVAAALALVALPVGIACLILGFGMGDSPCIMCWHERFCMVAISFMALIVVRYGFKVRYLVTILFLSCLGLYDGFLHYSLDGTGGGYLDIKQGFGLEILGAHTQFWVVVVHFCVIIFLGVILMLGKNVGKIMQNSEENAYGVVLPNFLLGKIAVAVFVVIMAFNCIQAFITAGPPPYLASATPSRMSADPSKWFWELDHWDEHEIDFRESWNPKLPNLPK is encoded by the coding sequence ATGAATAATAAAAAATTTGCAAGCTGGGGTGATGACGAAAAGAGATTTTTCAATCTCTTTGTAGCTGCTGCCCTCGCTTTGGTCGCACTTCCTGTTGGCATTGCGTGTCTGATACTTGGATTTGGCATGGGCGATAGCCCTTGTATAATGTGTTGGCATGAGAGATTTTGCATGGTGGCGATCTCTTTTATGGCGCTTATCGTTGTACGTTACGGCTTTAAGGTTAGGTATCTGGTCACAATCCTCTTTTTGTCGTGCCTTGGGCTATATGATGGCTTTTTACACTATAGTTTAGATGGCACAGGCGGCGGATATCTTGATATAAAGCAAGGCTTTGGGCTTGAAATTTTAGGCGCTCATACGCAGTTTTGGGTTGTTGTCGTACACTTTTGTGTCATTATCTTTTTAGGTGTTATTTTGATGCTTGGTAAAAATGTTGGTAAGATCATGCAAAATAGCGAAGAAAACGCATACGGAGTTGTTTTACCAAATTTCTTATTGGGAAAGATAGCTGTGGCTGTTTTTGTGGTCATTATGGCATTTAACTGCATTCAAGCTTTTATAACAGCTGGCCCACCACCATATCTAGCATCGGCTACGCCTTCTCGCATGAGTGCTGATCCTTCTAAATGGTTTTGGGAGCTTGATCACTGGGATGAACATGAGATAGATTTTCGCGAAAGCTGGAATCCAAAACTACCAAATTTACCAAAGTAA
- the nrfD gene encoding NrfD/PsrC family molybdoenzyme membrane anchor subunit — MEQTTWGWLIVIYLFLGGLGAGAFLCSALAYKGFLGKLDEKFYKFGFLLAPIAVIVGTALLLFDLAPSAAINPAKIIGLYTRPVSIMSIGTYLLTFFIIVSVLVLLQVKKGGKICDMMLSFGSLLAIGVMGYTGLLLYVVKAIPLWASIWLPILFTISAISTGLSANAISVLSGGGVLSHESHKFHTILVALEIFALLMLFASVRNEAAGMASITKIVSGSLAPMFWIGFIVLGLALPLIGGSKFMLQRYGVTKDGAVCGCSEGIKSCVYNEYGVLIGGFCLRAFIVLGAIYIF; from the coding sequence ATGGAACAAACAACTTGGGGATGGCTCATAGTCATATATCTGTTTTTAGGTGGTTTAGGTGCTGGGGCATTTTTGTGCTCGGCTTTAGCCTATAAAGGCTTTTTGGGCAAGCTCGATGAGAAATTTTATAAATTTGGATTTTTGCTAGCACCAATAGCGGTTATAGTTGGAACTGCACTTTTGCTATTTGACCTAGCACCAAGTGCGGCGATCAATCCAGCTAAGATCATAGGCCTTTACACAAGACCAGTTTCTATAATGAGTATCGGCACATATCTTCTAACATTTTTCATAATAGTTAGCGTGCTCGTGCTTTTGCAAGTCAAAAAAGGTGGCAAAATTTGCGATATGATGCTTAGTTTTGGCTCGCTACTTGCAATTGGAGTGATGGGTTATACTGGACTACTTTTATATGTTGTAAAAGCGATCCCACTATGGGCAAGTATATGGCTACCGATACTATTTACTATCTCAGCCATATCAACAGGCCTTAGCGCAAATGCTATATCTGTGCTAAGTGGTGGCGGCGTTTTGAGCCACGAGTCGCATAAATTTCACACTATTTTAGTGGCGCTTGAAATTTTTGCCCTCTTGATGCTATTTGCAAGCGTTAGAAACGAAGCTGCTGGCATGGCTAGCATAACCAAAATAGTATCAGGCTCTCTAGCACCGATGTTTTGGATAGGTTTTATAGTGCTTGGTCTTGCACTGCCATTAATTGGCGGCAGTAAATTTATGCTACAAAGATATGGCGTGACAAAAGACGGAGCAGTATGCGGATGTAGTGAAGGCATCAAAAGCTGCGTATATAATGAATATGGTGTTTTAATCGGCGGTTTTTGCTTAAGAGCATTTATCGTTCTTGGAGCAATTTATATATTTTAA
- a CDS encoding 4Fe-4S dicluster domain-containing protein, with protein sequence MKRKQGFLFDYNFCIGCKACEISCQVYHNQDPDINWRHVDGLMIHEDGIEKEIFITHSCHHCDEPACMDVCPVGAYIKLENGVVQPLHDKCIGCGYCLMACPYGSITKGKDGKAQKCNLCAEKLERGEEPACVAGCPCGVLKLVDSNVSDSAGMQKEMPGFKHFFTKPNIRFYPRMKRNEFIH encoded by the coding sequence ATGAAAAGAAAACAAGGATTTTTATTTGATTATAACTTTTGTATAGGCTGCAAGGCTTGTGAAATTTCATGTCAAGTCTATCACAACCAAGATCCAGATATAAACTGGAGACATGTCGATGGCCTTATGATACATGAAGATGGCATAGAAAAAGAGATCTTTATAACTCACTCTTGCCATCACTGCGACGAGCCAGCCTGTATGGATGTCTGCCCAGTTGGAGCTTATATCAAGCTTGAAAATGGTGTCGTACAGCCACTTCATGATAAGTGCATAGGCTGTGGATACTGCTTGATGGCTTGCCCTTATGGCTCTATCACAAAAGGCAAAGACGGCAAGGCTCAAAAGTGCAACCTTTGTGCCGAAAAACTTGAGCGTGGCGAAGAGCCAGCTTGCGTAGCAGGCTGTCCGTGTGGAGTACTAAAACTAGTTGATAGCAACGTCAGCGACAGTGCTGGTATGCAAAAAGAGATGCCAGGCTTTAAACACTTCTTTACTAAGCCAAATATCCGCTTTTATCCAAGAATGAAGCGAAACGAATTCATACACTAA
- a CDS encoding molybdopterin-containing oxidoreductase family protein yields the protein MQRRSFLKGTGAALAAAGTAPSLFGMEQFEVDFNPKSYKNEENVEYHYLTCPRNCRDACSMIAEIKDGKMVSIKGDPKHPLTQGTVCVKGHTYAMHLYNADRIMHPMKRVGKKGEGKWEKISWDQALKEIAAKLTEIKEKFGGEALTEFVYSGNEGHISKTIAPGNFFEKYGATRLVRNPCDWPRYAGTPSVIGTDFSKDALEIDESDMYISWGSNEAYTAVHWIRFAHRVKKRGGKIIVINTIRIPLANQADMFIQLKPSSDPAFCLAVCKFLIEEDLYDHEFVEKYTTGFEDLVHECSLYTYGELSEMCGASVDQIKVFAREYAHAKAPAIMHGDGGQRHFNGARLVRAVTFLPVLTGTLTKLGGGLFWAYVHVKGCFNFDNCMPDLSPKDKDGKKIERQQVSYIEFGKGIQKENPTYLDKPINTVIKACINYNSNLMVTAPNTNLIKKRVMDDDFFLVVIDPYETDTCDYADYVLPGVTFMESEDIQNDQISGYVCYNAQSVKPLGEAKTNLEFFNALAKAMGYTEECFNWDSETVCRRFLDTEFAKKQNITYEKLKSVGWIKPFRTPETMKDQFPYYPYAPKDKLVFGTKSGKCELYSQTFKDAGYHPVIDLETDWDYYEKSNKFGKDYLKKYPLYFMTPGTQLQDNSNWGNMPYILKRVIVKGNAELFMTREDMEARGIKNGDTVEATNEKGTAVFTAVETNQMNPGIVYAWNNIWVKVTKSRTGANILCSDGVSDLGNGSTYTASFCEVKKAAKQEM from the coding sequence ATGCAAAGACGTTCTTTCCTAAAAGGCACGGGAGCAGCTCTGGCAGCAGCTGGAACAGCTCCTAGCCTATTTGGTATGGAGCAATTTGAGGTGGATTTTAACCCAAAATCCTATAAGAACGAGGAAAATGTAGAATACCACTACCTAACCTGTCCTAGAAACTGCCGTGATGCCTGTTCGATGATCGCTGAGATCAAAGACGGAAAAATGGTAAGCATAAAAGGAGATCCAAAGCACCCACTAACGCAAGGCACAGTATGCGTCAAGGGTCACACCTATGCCATGCACCTATATAACGCTGACCGCATTATGCATCCTATGAAAAGAGTCGGTAAAAAAGGTGAAGGCAAATGGGAGAAGATAAGCTGGGATCAAGCCTTAAAAGAGATAGCTGCAAAGCTAACTGAGATAAAAGAGAAATTTGGCGGCGAAGCATTGACCGAGTTTGTCTACTCTGGCAACGAGGGACATATCTCAAAAACTATCGCACCAGGAAATTTCTTTGAAAAATATGGAGCCACAAGACTTGTTAGAAACCCTTGTGACTGGCCAAGATACGCGGGTACTCCTAGCGTTATAGGTACCGACTTCTCAAAAGATGCACTTGAGATCGATGAGAGCGATATGTATATCAGCTGGGGATCAAACGAAGCTTATACGGCCGTACACTGGATAAGATTTGCTCACCGTGTTAAAAAAAGAGGTGGGAAGATCATCGTCATAAATACAATAAGAATTCCTCTAGCAAACCAAGCAGATATGTTTATCCAGCTAAAACCATCTAGCGACCCTGCATTTTGTCTAGCAGTCTGTAAATTTTTAATAGAAGAAGATCTATATGATCATGAATTTGTAGAAAAATACACAACAGGCTTTGAAGATCTAGTACACGAGTGTTCACTCTACACCTATGGTGAGCTATCTGAGATGTGCGGAGCAAGTGTGGATCAGATCAAAGTTTTTGCTAGAGAGTACGCTCACGCAAAAGCACCGGCTATCATGCACGGCGACGGCGGACAAAGACACTTTAACGGAGCAAGACTTGTTCGTGCGGTTACATTTTTACCAGTTTTAACTGGCACCTTGACAAAGCTTGGTGGCGGACTATTTTGGGCGTATGTGCATGTAAAAGGTTGCTTTAATTTCGACAACTGCATGCCAGATCTCTCTCCAAAAGATAAAGATGGCAAAAAGATAGAAAGACAGCAAGTAAGCTATATAGAATTTGGTAAAGGCATACAAAAAGAAAATCCAACATATCTTGACAAGCCTATAAACACGGTCATTAAGGCATGTATCAACTACAACTCAAATTTAATGGTAACCGCACCAAATACAAATTTGATCAAAAAGCGTGTAATGGACGATGACTTCTTTTTGGTTGTAATTGATCCTTACGAAACAGACACCTGTGACTATGCTGACTATGTTCTACCTGGTGTTACATTTATGGAGAGTGAGGATATCCAAAACGACCAAATTTCTGGATACGTCTGCTACAACGCTCAAAGTGTAAAACCTCTTGGCGAAGCTAAGACAAATTTAGAGTTCTTCAACGCTCTTGCAAAAGCTATGGGCTATACAGAAGAGTGCTTTAACTGGGATAGTGAAACGGTTTGCAGACGCTTTTTGGATACAGAATTTGCCAAAAAACAAAACATCACCTATGAAAAACTAAAATCAGTCGGCTGGATCAAACCATTTAGAACGCCTGAAACGATGAAAGATCAGTTCCCATACTACCCTTATGCGCCAAAAGACAAACTAGTCTTTGGTACAAAGAGTGGAAAATGCGAGCTTTACTCACAAACCTTTAAAGACGCAGGCTATCATCCAGTAATAGACCTTGAAACTGACTGGGACTACTATGAAAAGAGCAATAAATTTGGAAAAGACTATCTTAAAAAATATCCGCTTTATTTCATGACGCCGGGTACTCAGCTCCAAGACAACTCCAACTGGGGCAATATGCCTTATATCTTAAAAAGAGTTATCGTTAAGGGCAATGCTGAGCTATTTATGACACGTGAAGATATGGAAGCACGCGGTATTAAAAATGGAGACACGGTTGAGGCAACAAACGAAAAAGGTACAGCCGTCTTTACAGCAGTCGAGACAAATCAAATGAACCCAGGCATAGTCTATGCGTGGAACAACATCTGGGTAAAAGTGACAAAATCAAGAACTGGAGCAAATATCCTTTGCTCTGATGGCGTTAGCGATCTAGGAAATGGCTCAACTTATACAGCTAGCTTTTGTGAAGTAAAAAAAGCAGCTAAACAAGAGATGTAA